A genome region from Triticum aestivum cultivar Chinese Spring chromosome 2B, IWGSC CS RefSeq v2.1, whole genome shotgun sequence includes the following:
- the LOC123044730 gene encoding receptor-like protein 4 isoform X3: MHTRFLLWPLLLAVSASSALLGVLAADLSKEPFTIRISCGSFDDVHTAPTNTLWYRDFGYTGGRFANATRPSFIVPPLKTLRYFPLSDGPENCYYINNVPNGHYQVRLFFALVADPNLDSEPIFDVSVEGTLFSSLLSGWSSDDEKTFAEALVFVQDSSLSVCFHSTGHGDPSILSIEVLQIDDNAYKFGSLWGKGTVLRTTKRLTCGSGKPAFDEDLNGIHWGGDRFWLGLKTLSSSSDDQPISTENVIAETLLAPNFYPQSMYQSAIVGTDRQPTLSFEMDVTPNKNYSVWLHFAEIDNGITAEEQRVFDVLINGDTAFKDIDIIRMTGERFTALVLNKTVAVSGTTLKITLQPVEGTHAIVSAIEVFEIIPAEMKTLTQEVTALRTLKGSLGLPLRFGWNGDPCIPQQHPWSGVDCQFDNTKRQWVIDGLNFSGNSIKGNIPLSLGTIPGLRVLDLSFNELNGSIPESLGQLTSLQTLNLNGNDLSGRVPASLGGRPLHRVRFNFTDNAGLCGIPGLRECGPHLSVAAKIGMAFGVLVAFLFLVVFAACWWKRRQNIIRGQKLAAAREAPYAKSRTQFTRDVQMGKHHRPHETSPRGGNNESSPHLLS; the protein is encoded by the exons ATGCACACGAGATTTCTTCTGTGGCCGCTGCTGCTCGCTGTCTCCGCATCGTCAGCTCTTCTTGGCGTTCTCGCGGCCGACCTTAGCAAAG AACCTTTTACCATCCGTATAAGCTGTGGGAGTTTCGACGATGTCCACACGGCACCTACCAACACGTTGTGGTACCGAGATTTTGGTTATACTGGTGGCAGGTTTGCAAATGCCACTCGCCCGAGCTTTATTGTACCCCCACTGAAAACTCTTCGATATTTCCCTCTGTCTGATGGCCCTGAAAATTGTTACTACATCAACAATGTGCCCAATGGGCACTACCAAGTCAGACTTTTCTTTGCCCTTGTGGCTGATCCTAATCTTGATAGTGAGCCAATATTTGATGTTTCTGTTGAGGGCACTCTATTCAGTTCTTTGCTTTCGGGCTGGAGTAGCGATGATGAGAAGACATTTGCGGAAGCCCTGGTTTTTGTTCAAGACTCAAGCTTATCGGTTTGTTTCCACAGCACCGGTCATGGCGATCCATCGATTCTTTCTATTGAAGTTCTCCAAATAGATGATAATGCCTATAAGTTTGGTTCCCTTTGGGGAAAGGGAACAGTGCTTAGAACTACCAAAAGATTGACATGTGGTTCTGGAAAGCCAGCTTTTGACGAAGACCTAAACGGTATCCACTGGGGTGGTGACAGATTCTGGTTAGGGTTGAAAACTTTATCATCTAGTTCTGATGATCAACCTATATCAACTGAAAATGTTATAGCAGAGACATTGCTTGCACCAAATTTTTATCCTCAAAGTATGTACCAATCAGCTATTGTGGGCACTGATAGGCAGCCGACGTTATCCTTTGAAATGGATGTTACTCCAAACAAGAACTATTCTGTATGGCTTCATTTTGCAGAGATTGATAATGGAATAACTGCAGAAGAGCAAAGGGTATTTGATGTACTTATCAATGGTGACACTGCTTTCAAGGATATTGATATAATCCGCATGACAGGAGAGCGTTTTACTGCGCTTGttctgaataaaactgttgctgtCAGTGGGACAACGCTAAAAATCACCTTGCAGCCTGTTGAAGGGACACATGCCATTGTTAGTGCGATTGAGGTTTTTGAGATCATTCCAGCTGAAATGAAGACCTTAACTCAAGAAG TGACTGCTCTGCGGACTTTGAAGGGTTCACTTGGTCTTCCTCTTAGATTTGGCTGGAATGGTGACCCCTGCATTCCTCAGCAGCATCCGTGGAGCGGAGTTGATTGCCAGTTTGACAATACCAAAAGGCAGTGGGTCATTGATGGACT AAACTTCAGCGGTAATAGTATAAAGGGCAATATTCCATTGTCTTTGGGCACCATCCCAGGGCTACGAGTACT AGATCTGTCATTCAATGAACTCAATGGTTCTATTCCGGAGAGCCTTGGCCAACTGACGTCTTTACAGACACT GAACCTAAATGGCAATGATCTTTCAGGAAGGGTTCCAGCCAGCCTGGGAGGAAGACCTCTACACAGAGTTAGATTCAA CTTTACGGACAATGCTGGGCTGTGTGGAATTCCTGGTTTACGTGAGTGTGGCCCTCATTTATCAGTCGCTGCAAAGATTGGCATGGCTTTCGGGGTACTTGTAGCTTTTCTGTTTCTAGTTGTATTTGCGGCATGCTGGTGGAAAAGGAGGCAAAACATTATCCGTGGTCAGAAATTAGCTGCAG CAAGGGAAGCTCCCTATGCTAAATCAAGGACCCAGTTTACACGGGATGTGCAAATGGGTAAGCACCACCGCCCGCATGAGACGAGCCCACGGGGTGGCAACAATGAAAGCTCGCCACATTTGCTTTCCTAG
- the LOC123044730 gene encoding receptor-like protein 4 isoform X4 produces MHTRFLLWPLLLAVSASSALLGVLAADLSKEPFTIRISCGSFDDVHTAPTNTLWYRDFGYTGGRFANATRPSFIVPPLKTLRYFPLSDGPENCYYINNVPNGHYQVRLFFALVADPNLDSEPIFDVSVEGTLFSSLLSGWSSDDEKTFAEALVFVQDSSLSVCFHSTGHGDPSILSIEVLQIDDNAYKFGSLWGKGTVLRTTKRLTCGSGKPAFDEDLNGIHWGGDRFWLGLKTLSSSSDDQPISTENVIAETLLAPNFYPQSMYQSAIVGTDRQPTLSFEMDVTPNKNYSVWLHFAEIDNGITAEEQRVFDVLINGDTAFKDIDIIRMTGERFTALVLNKTVAVSGTTLKITLQPVEGTHAIVSAIEVFEIIPAEMKTLTQEVTALRTLKGSLGLPLRFGWNGDPCIPQQHPWSGVDCQFDNTKRQWVIDGLGLDNQGLRGVIPSDVSKLQHLQSINFSGNSIKGNIPLSLGTIPGLRVLDLSFNELNGSIPESLGQLTSLQTLNLNGNDLSGRVPASLGGRPLHRVRFNKGSSLC; encoded by the exons ATGCACACGAGATTTCTTCTGTGGCCGCTGCTGCTCGCTGTCTCCGCATCGTCAGCTCTTCTTGGCGTTCTCGCGGCCGACCTTAGCAAAG AACCTTTTACCATCCGTATAAGCTGTGGGAGTTTCGACGATGTCCACACGGCACCTACCAACACGTTGTGGTACCGAGATTTTGGTTATACTGGTGGCAGGTTTGCAAATGCCACTCGCCCGAGCTTTATTGTACCCCCACTGAAAACTCTTCGATATTTCCCTCTGTCTGATGGCCCTGAAAATTGTTACTACATCAACAATGTGCCCAATGGGCACTACCAAGTCAGACTTTTCTTTGCCCTTGTGGCTGATCCTAATCTTGATAGTGAGCCAATATTTGATGTTTCTGTTGAGGGCACTCTATTCAGTTCTTTGCTTTCGGGCTGGAGTAGCGATGATGAGAAGACATTTGCGGAAGCCCTGGTTTTTGTTCAAGACTCAAGCTTATCGGTTTGTTTCCACAGCACCGGTCATGGCGATCCATCGATTCTTTCTATTGAAGTTCTCCAAATAGATGATAATGCCTATAAGTTTGGTTCCCTTTGGGGAAAGGGAACAGTGCTTAGAACTACCAAAAGATTGACATGTGGTTCTGGAAAGCCAGCTTTTGACGAAGACCTAAACGGTATCCACTGGGGTGGTGACAGATTCTGGTTAGGGTTGAAAACTTTATCATCTAGTTCTGATGATCAACCTATATCAACTGAAAATGTTATAGCAGAGACATTGCTTGCACCAAATTTTTATCCTCAAAGTATGTACCAATCAGCTATTGTGGGCACTGATAGGCAGCCGACGTTATCCTTTGAAATGGATGTTACTCCAAACAAGAACTATTCTGTATGGCTTCATTTTGCAGAGATTGATAATGGAATAACTGCAGAAGAGCAAAGGGTATTTGATGTACTTATCAATGGTGACACTGCTTTCAAGGATATTGATATAATCCGCATGACAGGAGAGCGTTTTACTGCGCTTGttctgaataaaactgttgctgtCAGTGGGACAACGCTAAAAATCACCTTGCAGCCTGTTGAAGGGACACATGCCATTGTTAGTGCGATTGAGGTTTTTGAGATCATTCCAGCTGAAATGAAGACCTTAACTCAAGAAG TGACTGCTCTGCGGACTTTGAAGGGTTCACTTGGTCTTCCTCTTAGATTTGGCTGGAATGGTGACCCCTGCATTCCTCAGCAGCATCCGTGGAGCGGAGTTGATTGCCAGTTTGACAATACCAAAAGGCAGTGGGTCATTGATGGACT AGGTCTTGACAACCAAGGGTTGAGAGGAGTTATACCTAGTGATGTATCTAAGCTACAACACCTGCAAAGCAT AAACTTCAGCGGTAATAGTATAAAGGGCAATATTCCATTGTCTTTGGGCACCATCCCAGGGCTACGAGTACT AGATCTGTCATTCAATGAACTCAATGGTTCTATTCCGGAGAGCCTTGGCCAACTGACGTCTTTACAGACACT GAACCTAAATGGCAATGATCTTTCAGGAAGGGTTCCAGCCAGCCTGGGAGGAAGACCTCTACACAGAGTTAGATTCAA CAAGGGAAGCTCCCTATGCTAA
- the LOC123044730 gene encoding receptor-like protein 4 isoform X2: MHTRFLLWPLLLAVSASSALLGVLAADLSKEPFTIRISCGSFDDVHTAPTNTLWYRDFGYTGGRFANATRPSFIVPPLKTLRYFPLSDGPENCYYINNVPNGHYQVRLFFALVADPNLDSEPIFDVSVEGTLFSSLLSGWSSDDEKTFAEALVFVQDSSLSVCFHSTGHGDPSILSIEVLQIDDNAYKFGSLWGKGTVLRTTKRLTCGSGKPAFDEDLNGIHWGGDRFWLGLKTLSSSSDDQPISTENVIAETLLAPNFYPQSMYQSAIVGTDRQPTLSFEMDVTPNKNYSVWLHFAEIDNGITAEEQRVFDVLINGDTAFKDIDIIRMTGERFTALVLNKTVAVSGTTLKITLQPVEGTHAIVSAIEVFEIIPAEMKTLTQEVTALRTLKGSLGLPLRFGWNGDPCIPQQHPWSGVDCQFDNTKRQWVIDGLGLDNQGLRGVIPSDVSKLQHLQSINFSGNSIKGNIPLSLGTIPGLRVLDLSFNELNGSIPESLGQLTSLQTLNLNGNDLSGRVPASLGGRPLHRVRFNFTDNAGLCGIPGLRECGPHLSVAAKIGMAFGVLVAFLFLVVFAACWWKRRQNIIRGQKLAAAREAPYAKSRTQFTRDVQMAHRGSNIPVTESSH, translated from the exons ATGCACACGAGATTTCTTCTGTGGCCGCTGCTGCTCGCTGTCTCCGCATCGTCAGCTCTTCTTGGCGTTCTCGCGGCCGACCTTAGCAAAG AACCTTTTACCATCCGTATAAGCTGTGGGAGTTTCGACGATGTCCACACGGCACCTACCAACACGTTGTGGTACCGAGATTTTGGTTATACTGGTGGCAGGTTTGCAAATGCCACTCGCCCGAGCTTTATTGTACCCCCACTGAAAACTCTTCGATATTTCCCTCTGTCTGATGGCCCTGAAAATTGTTACTACATCAACAATGTGCCCAATGGGCACTACCAAGTCAGACTTTTCTTTGCCCTTGTGGCTGATCCTAATCTTGATAGTGAGCCAATATTTGATGTTTCTGTTGAGGGCACTCTATTCAGTTCTTTGCTTTCGGGCTGGAGTAGCGATGATGAGAAGACATTTGCGGAAGCCCTGGTTTTTGTTCAAGACTCAAGCTTATCGGTTTGTTTCCACAGCACCGGTCATGGCGATCCATCGATTCTTTCTATTGAAGTTCTCCAAATAGATGATAATGCCTATAAGTTTGGTTCCCTTTGGGGAAAGGGAACAGTGCTTAGAACTACCAAAAGATTGACATGTGGTTCTGGAAAGCCAGCTTTTGACGAAGACCTAAACGGTATCCACTGGGGTGGTGACAGATTCTGGTTAGGGTTGAAAACTTTATCATCTAGTTCTGATGATCAACCTATATCAACTGAAAATGTTATAGCAGAGACATTGCTTGCACCAAATTTTTATCCTCAAAGTATGTACCAATCAGCTATTGTGGGCACTGATAGGCAGCCGACGTTATCCTTTGAAATGGATGTTACTCCAAACAAGAACTATTCTGTATGGCTTCATTTTGCAGAGATTGATAATGGAATAACTGCAGAAGAGCAAAGGGTATTTGATGTACTTATCAATGGTGACACTGCTTTCAAGGATATTGATATAATCCGCATGACAGGAGAGCGTTTTACTGCGCTTGttctgaataaaactgttgctgtCAGTGGGACAACGCTAAAAATCACCTTGCAGCCTGTTGAAGGGACACATGCCATTGTTAGTGCGATTGAGGTTTTTGAGATCATTCCAGCTGAAATGAAGACCTTAACTCAAGAAG TGACTGCTCTGCGGACTTTGAAGGGTTCACTTGGTCTTCCTCTTAGATTTGGCTGGAATGGTGACCCCTGCATTCCTCAGCAGCATCCGTGGAGCGGAGTTGATTGCCAGTTTGACAATACCAAAAGGCAGTGGGTCATTGATGGACT AGGTCTTGACAACCAAGGGTTGAGAGGAGTTATACCTAGTGATGTATCTAAGCTACAACACCTGCAAAGCAT AAACTTCAGCGGTAATAGTATAAAGGGCAATATTCCATTGTCTTTGGGCACCATCCCAGGGCTACGAGTACT AGATCTGTCATTCAATGAACTCAATGGTTCTATTCCGGAGAGCCTTGGCCAACTGACGTCTTTACAGACACT GAACCTAAATGGCAATGATCTTTCAGGAAGGGTTCCAGCCAGCCTGGGAGGAAGACCTCTACACAGAGTTAGATTCAA CTTTACGGACAATGCTGGGCTGTGTGGAATTCCTGGTTTACGTGAGTGTGGCCCTCATTTATCAGTCGCTGCAAAGATTGGCATGGCTTTCGGGGTACTTGTAGCTTTTCTGTTTCTAGTTGTATTTGCGGCATGCTGGTGGAAAAGGAGGCAAAACATTATCCGTGGTCAGAAATTAGCTGCAG CAAGGGAAGCTCCCTATGCTAAATCAAGGACCCAGTTTACACGGGATGTGCAAATGG CTCACAGAGGAAGCAACATTCCAGTCACAGAAAGCAGCCACTAG
- the LOC123044730 gene encoding receptor-like protein 4 isoform X1: MHTRFLLWPLLLAVSASSALLGVLAADLSKEPFTIRISCGSFDDVHTAPTNTLWYRDFGYTGGRFANATRPSFIVPPLKTLRYFPLSDGPENCYYINNVPNGHYQVRLFFALVADPNLDSEPIFDVSVEGTLFSSLLSGWSSDDEKTFAEALVFVQDSSLSVCFHSTGHGDPSILSIEVLQIDDNAYKFGSLWGKGTVLRTTKRLTCGSGKPAFDEDLNGIHWGGDRFWLGLKTLSSSSDDQPISTENVIAETLLAPNFYPQSMYQSAIVGTDRQPTLSFEMDVTPNKNYSVWLHFAEIDNGITAEEQRVFDVLINGDTAFKDIDIIRMTGERFTALVLNKTVAVSGTTLKITLQPVEGTHAIVSAIEVFEIIPAEMKTLTQEVTALRTLKGSLGLPLRFGWNGDPCIPQQHPWSGVDCQFDNTKRQWVIDGLGLDNQGLRGVIPSDVSKLQHLQSINFSGNSIKGNIPLSLGTIPGLRVLDLSFNELNGSIPESLGQLTSLQTLNLNGNDLSGRVPASLGGRPLHRVRFNFTDNAGLCGIPGLRECGPHLSVAAKIGMAFGVLVAFLFLVVFAACWWKRRQNIIRGQKLAAAREAPYAKSRTQFTRDVQMGKHHRPHETSPRGGNNESSPHLLS; this comes from the exons ATGCACACGAGATTTCTTCTGTGGCCGCTGCTGCTCGCTGTCTCCGCATCGTCAGCTCTTCTTGGCGTTCTCGCGGCCGACCTTAGCAAAG AACCTTTTACCATCCGTATAAGCTGTGGGAGTTTCGACGATGTCCACACGGCACCTACCAACACGTTGTGGTACCGAGATTTTGGTTATACTGGTGGCAGGTTTGCAAATGCCACTCGCCCGAGCTTTATTGTACCCCCACTGAAAACTCTTCGATATTTCCCTCTGTCTGATGGCCCTGAAAATTGTTACTACATCAACAATGTGCCCAATGGGCACTACCAAGTCAGACTTTTCTTTGCCCTTGTGGCTGATCCTAATCTTGATAGTGAGCCAATATTTGATGTTTCTGTTGAGGGCACTCTATTCAGTTCTTTGCTTTCGGGCTGGAGTAGCGATGATGAGAAGACATTTGCGGAAGCCCTGGTTTTTGTTCAAGACTCAAGCTTATCGGTTTGTTTCCACAGCACCGGTCATGGCGATCCATCGATTCTTTCTATTGAAGTTCTCCAAATAGATGATAATGCCTATAAGTTTGGTTCCCTTTGGGGAAAGGGAACAGTGCTTAGAACTACCAAAAGATTGACATGTGGTTCTGGAAAGCCAGCTTTTGACGAAGACCTAAACGGTATCCACTGGGGTGGTGACAGATTCTGGTTAGGGTTGAAAACTTTATCATCTAGTTCTGATGATCAACCTATATCAACTGAAAATGTTATAGCAGAGACATTGCTTGCACCAAATTTTTATCCTCAAAGTATGTACCAATCAGCTATTGTGGGCACTGATAGGCAGCCGACGTTATCCTTTGAAATGGATGTTACTCCAAACAAGAACTATTCTGTATGGCTTCATTTTGCAGAGATTGATAATGGAATAACTGCAGAAGAGCAAAGGGTATTTGATGTACTTATCAATGGTGACACTGCTTTCAAGGATATTGATATAATCCGCATGACAGGAGAGCGTTTTACTGCGCTTGttctgaataaaactgttgctgtCAGTGGGACAACGCTAAAAATCACCTTGCAGCCTGTTGAAGGGACACATGCCATTGTTAGTGCGATTGAGGTTTTTGAGATCATTCCAGCTGAAATGAAGACCTTAACTCAAGAAG TGACTGCTCTGCGGACTTTGAAGGGTTCACTTGGTCTTCCTCTTAGATTTGGCTGGAATGGTGACCCCTGCATTCCTCAGCAGCATCCGTGGAGCGGAGTTGATTGCCAGTTTGACAATACCAAAAGGCAGTGGGTCATTGATGGACT AGGTCTTGACAACCAAGGGTTGAGAGGAGTTATACCTAGTGATGTATCTAAGCTACAACACCTGCAAAGCAT AAACTTCAGCGGTAATAGTATAAAGGGCAATATTCCATTGTCTTTGGGCACCATCCCAGGGCTACGAGTACT AGATCTGTCATTCAATGAACTCAATGGTTCTATTCCGGAGAGCCTTGGCCAACTGACGTCTTTACAGACACT GAACCTAAATGGCAATGATCTTTCAGGAAGGGTTCCAGCCAGCCTGGGAGGAAGACCTCTACACAGAGTTAGATTCAA CTTTACGGACAATGCTGGGCTGTGTGGAATTCCTGGTTTACGTGAGTGTGGCCCTCATTTATCAGTCGCTGCAAAGATTGGCATGGCTTTCGGGGTACTTGTAGCTTTTCTGTTTCTAGTTGTATTTGCGGCATGCTGGTGGAAAAGGAGGCAAAACATTATCCGTGGTCAGAAATTAGCTGCAG CAAGGGAAGCTCCCTATGCTAAATCAAGGACCCAGTTTACACGGGATGTGCAAATGGGTAAGCACCACCGCCCGCATGAGACGAGCCCACGGGGTGGCAACAATGAAAGCTCGCCACATTTGCTTTCCTAG